The window CGTTCACTATCGAGGGCTTTCATTTGAGATCGTTTTTTGAAGAGAACGACCTGGATTATGAAACTGAAACAGTATTGCGCCGAGAAATTAGTGCCGATGGCAAATCGCGCGCGTTTGTGAATGATACCCCGGTTAACCTGAATACATTGAAAGCATTGGGTGAAAAACTGATAGAGATACACTCGCAGCATGCTACACTTGAAATTAACAATCCGCTGTTTCAATTACTGGTAGTTGATGCCGCCGCACGGCACGATGATCTGCTTAGTTCCTATCAAACCAAATTTAGAGCGTATAAAAAACTGATCACTCAGTTAAAGCAATTAACCGAAGAAAGCGATAAAGCCAAAGCCGACCTGGATTATTACCAGTTTCAATTTGACGAGTTGGAGAAAGCCGCGTTAGCCGAAGACGAGCAGGAACAACTGGAGCAGGAATTATATACACTTAACAATGCCGATGATATTAAACGCAACCTCACCGGCGCTTACTACCTGATGCAGGATAGTGAAACGGCCGCGCTGATGCAATTGCGCGAGGCGGGTCAGCAACTATCCGCAACCGAAAAATTTAACCCAGCTATTGGCGAACTATACCAGCGCCTGAGCAGCAGCATTATTGAATTGAAAGACATTGCCGCCGAAATTGAAAGCCTGGAACAGCAAACGCACACTAATCCCGTCCGTGCCGATGAAGTGAACACGCGATTGAGCGTCATCTACAACCTGCAAAAAAAGCACCGTGTAAGCACCAATGCCGAATTGCTGGCCATACAGGGAGACCTTTCAGACAAGATAAACCAAGCCATTTTTGGTGACGAAGCCATTGAAAAACTGCAAAAACAAATAGCCGCCGAACAACAGGAATTGCACGATATGGCAACCCAATTATCTGCAAATCGCAGTAAAGCTATACCGGCAATTGAGCAACAGGTTTTGCAAACACTGAGTGAAATGGGCATGGGTAATTCAGCATTAAAAATTGAGCTTAGCCAAACCCGAGGACATAACTCCCCTTCAGGGGGTTTGGGGGATGTAGTTTTAGGGGATAACGGCATAGATCAGGTCCGCTTTCTGTTCACCGCCAATAAAGGTCACGCTTTAGCAGAAATGAGCAAGGTTGCCTCGGGTGGAGAGCTGTCAAGACTGATGCTGAGTATTAAATCGCTGATAGCCCGCTATACTGC of the Mucilaginibacter boryungensis genome contains:
- the recN gene encoding DNA repair protein RecN, translated to MLKQLNITNYALIDNLQISFDAGLNILTGETGAGKSIILGALSLILGQRAESRYFFNQQKKCVIEGTFTIEGFHLRSFFEENDLDYETETVLRREISADGKSRAFVNDTPVNLNTLKALGEKLIEIHSQHATLEINNPLFQLLVVDAAARHDDLLSSYQTKFRAYKKLITQLKQLTEESDKAKADLDYYQFQFDELEKAALAEDEQEQLEQELYTLNNADDIKRNLTGAYYLMQDSETAALMQLREAGQQLSATEKFNPAIGELYQRLSSSIIELKDIAAEIESLEQQTHTNPVRADEVNTRLSVIYNLQKKHRVSTNAELLAIQGDLSDKINQAIFGDEAIEKLQKQIAAEQQELHDMATQLSANRSKAIPAIEQQVLQTLSEMGMGNSALKIELSQTRGHNSPSGGLGDVVLGDNGIDQVRFLFTANKGHALAEMSKVASGGELSRLMLSIKSLIARYTALPTIIFDEIDTGVSGEVAHKVGQIMEQLAQNLQVITITHLPQIASKGQSHYFVYKDDETDITRTRIRQLNDAERITEIAKMLSGDKPGDSAVQNAKELLGV